Sequence from the Methanosarcina siciliae T4/M genome:
CTGTCGGGATCCTGAATGAACGTGTAGGAGAAGATGTGCCTGTTGTCGCAGGACTTGTGGGGCCTGCCGGACTTGCTTCCATGCTAGCGGGCATGAAAAATTACCTTATGTGGTTCGTGACAAATCCCGAGCTTGTTGAGGAACTGATGGGAGTTCTTACCGAAGCCTGTATCGAATATGCAAAAGGCTTGCTGGAACAGGGGGCAGATGCCGTAACCCTTATAGACTCCGAAGCGGGTCCTGATATTATTTCCCCTCAGATGTTTGAGACCTCGGTTTTACCCCTTTACAGGAAGTTCTGCCGAGAGGTCCCGGGTTTGAAAATCCTCCATATGTGCGGGGATGCAACATCCGTCCTTGACCCTCTGGCAGATGCCGGGTTTGAGGGTATCAGCATTGAAGAGAAAGTAGGGGTCAGTTTTGCAAAAGGGATTGTGGGCAGCCGGGTACGCCTGATTGGCAACGTCTCTCCCTCCGATACCCTGCTGGCAAAAGGACCCGAAGAGGTTATAATCGAAGCTAGGGCATGTCTTGAAGACGGGATCGATATCCTTTCCCCGGGTTGCGGGCTTGCTCCCCATACGCCTCTTGAAAACATAAAAGCGCTTTTCAGGGCAAGGGATGAGTTTTATTCATTGTGAGTCTTTAGGAGGAATCCCGGAATGAACCTGCGGGGAGAGCTCTTTCCTAAAGCCTGGGGTCATTCCTTCGCTTCTTTTTTCCGGAAGTTTTTCCGCATCTTTAAGACTTATTATCAGCGCCGAACCAATAATTAAGGCGCAGCCTGCAAGCGTTTCTGAAGACAGTGCGATTCCAAGCACTGTTATGTCAAAAAAGACTCCGCTTACAGGTTCGATAAGAGAAAGGACGCTTCCTGTCTGGGCTTTGATGTTGGCAAGCCCGAGAACTGTAAAGATTTCTCCGAAACCTATGGAGATTATCCCGAAAGCAGCAAGCACTTTCAGGTTGCTGTAAAGGACTGCGGGGGGGACCTCAAATGCAAAGGGGCTTAGCAACAAAAGGGCTATTCCCATTGGCCAGAAGACAATTGAAAGTTCAGGGTATTCTGTTTTCAAAACTCTTACGTTCAGGATCAGAGCCGCAAAGACTACTCCCGAAAGCAGTCCCGATAACATGCCAAGCATATAGGTGCCGGTAAGTT
This genomic interval carries:
- the mtaA gene encoding methylcobamide:CoM methyltransferase MtaA — its product is MSEFTLNKRFETALKGRPTDLIPVCSVTQTGTVELMEMTGAYWPQANYDAFKMADLALAGYELAGFENVRCPFCTTVLAETLGCTVAEGSIDIQPYVTDFPCKKKKDVKDISVPDSLLESRRTSVVLGAVGILNERVGEDVPVVAGLVGPAGLASMLAGMKNYLMWFVTNPELVEELMGVLTEACIEYAKGLLEQGADAVTLIDSEAGPDIISPQMFETSVLPLYRKFCREVPGLKILHMCGDATSVLDPLADAGFEGISIEEKVGVSFAKGIVGSRVRLIGNVSPSDTLLAKGPEEVIIEARACLEDGIDILSPGCGLAPHTPLENIKALFRARDEFYSL
- a CDS encoding DMT family transporter; the protein is MFLESKKAHLAVITGCVFYSMNGIFISNIHDMAISPVIFYRLFFGLLFLFIYIAARGKISDLRLKKKKKSLLLQGTLVVACMLLYFTCLKITCVSIALLLQYTAPIYVMLASPFLLKEKIGKESVAALFIAIMGVFLIVRPEGGLSGIELTGTYMLGMLSGLLSGVVFAALILNVRVLKTEYPELSIVFWPMGIALLLLSPFAFEVPPAVLYSNLKVLAAFGIISIGFGEIFTVLGLANIKAQTGSVLSLIEPVSGVFFDITVLGIALSSETLAGCALIIGSALIISLKDAEKLPEKRSEGMTPGFRKELSPQVHSGIPPKDSQ